A single genomic interval of Zingiber officinale cultivar Zhangliang chromosome 4A, Zo_v1.1, whole genome shotgun sequence harbors:
- the LOC121969621 gene encoding protein-tyrosine-phosphatase IBR5-like gives MRKRERENPCEVCGHYHKYEEGEVCNICGHRVPAAYERTIQQSSAFPSEILKDFLYLGSYDNASRGEILKALGITHILNTVPACQNLYKNSFTYHCLKDDTVIQFDEAIQFIDQCEKGKARVLVHCMLGKNRSPAIVIAYLMKSKGWRLIQSSQWVKERRPVIELSPAIYQQLSEYERKVFGSSEAVTGQPILAYESIPSFGFAISPSSNTTPAPIFNQPTASIFQRANPDTTGSNFVFGAEAKVELRMTDSSAFGVSPPPTGNEAPMDST, from the exons atgaggaagagggagagggagaaccCTTGCGAAGTCTGTGGGCATTACCACAAATACGAGGAGGGGGAGGTATGTAACATCTGCGGCCACCGGGTCCCCGCAGCCTACGAGCGCACCATACAGCAGAGCAGCGCCTTCCCATCTGAGATACTCAAGGATTTCCTCTACCTTGGTAGCTACGACAACGCCTCTCGTGGGGAGATCCTCAAAGCCCTAGGCATCACCCACATCCTCAAC ACTGTTCCTGCTTGCCAGAATTTATACAAGAATTCCTTTACTTACCACTGCCTCAAAGATGATACAGTCATACAATTTGATGAAGCAATTCAATTTATAG ATCAATGCGAGAAAGGGAAAGCTCGTGTGCTTGTCCACTGTATGTTGGGAAAAAATAG GTCTCCAGCAATTGTGATAGCTTATTTGATGAAATCTAAAGGATGGAGACTTATACAAAGTTCTCAGTGGGTTAAAGAACGACGCCCAGTGATTGAATTGTCTCCAG CCATCTATCAGCAGTTGTCGGAGTACGAACGAAAAGTCTTTGGATCCAGTGAAGCTGTGACTGGGCAACCCATCCTTGCATATGAATCAATTCCATCTTTTGGCTTTGCAATCTCCCCATCATCCAATACAACACCAGCTCCAATATTTAACCAGCCAACCGCATCCATCTTCCAACGAGCCAACCCGGATACCACAGGAAGTAATTTTGTTTTTGGAGCAGAAGCGAAAGTGGAACTAAGAATGACGGACAGCAGTGCTTTCGGAGTGTCACCACCACCAACTGGGAACGAGGCACCCATGGACAGTACTTGA
- the LOC121969622 gene encoding uncharacterized protein LOC121969622, which yields MGLLSIFGFFLLMSSVFTHGKECTNIPTQLSSHTIRAQLATSTNETWKAEMLSYYHLNPTDESAWMDLLPRKLLNKDTPIEEFNWLMLYRSMKGFGRFHVHQKGANFLSEVSLHDVRLDQNTMFGRAQLTNLEYLLLLDVDRLVWSFRKQANMSTPGQPYGGWEAPNVELRGHFVGHYMSASAQMWASTHNQTLYQRMSLVVDALYDCQKKIGTGYLSAFPSEFFDRFEAIMSVWAPYYTIHKIMAGLLDQYILAGNVKALQMVVRMADYFGNRVKNVIVKYSIERHWVSLNEETGGMNDVLYRLYSVTKDPKHLVLAHLFDKPCFLGLLAVQADSISDFHSNTHIPIVIGAQMRYEITGDSLYKDISAFFMDIVNSSHSYATGGTSVSEFWCNPKRLADRLGTENEESCTTYNMLKVSRNLFRWTKEMAYADYYERALTNGVLSIQRGTDPGVMIYMLPQGPGKSKAMSYHGWGTKFDSFWCCYGTGIESFSKLGDSIYFEGKGTIPSLYIIQYISSSFSWRAAGIQLSQKTKRVYSFDPYLQVSITTLANESSLTSTLNLRIPSWTSLSGAKVLLNDENLKLTPEKFLSVTRNWTSNDNLTLVLPLILRTESIKDDRPEYASLQAILFGPYLLAGLTTGDWNIKTGNSSSISDWITAIPASYNSQLVSLVQESNGKAFVFSNSNGSLTMEEWPAEGTNSAIHATFRSPKGCDVIPCKKTDQSSVMLEPFDLPGMVVVHQGPNNDLALSTTTSPESVFNIVQALDGKQDRVSLESSNQQGCFLSPRISNTAGSTVRLACVSDSEPDKLFRQAASFTPITGLREYNPISFMAKGVRRNFVLEPLLSLKDETYSVYFDIVT from the exons ATGGGCTTGCTTTCTATCTTTGGTTTCTTTCTTTTGATGTCCTCGGTCTTCACCCACGGAAAGGAATGCACCAATATTCCTACACAATTATCTTCTCACACAATTCGTGCTCAGCTTGCAACGTCTACCAATGAAACATGGAAAGCAGAGATGCTCTCTTACTATCACTTAAATCCTACTGACGAGTCAGCATGGATGGATTTGCTACCAAGAAAGCTATTGAACAAGGATACCCCCATTGAGGAGTTTAACTGGCTGATGTTGTATCGGAGCATGAAAGGCTTTGGCAGGTTTCATGTGCATCAGAAAGGAGCAAATTTCCTTAGTGAAGTATCTCTCCATGACGTCCGCCTTGACCAGAATACCATGTTTGGACGAGCACAACTGACTAATCTGGAGTACTTGTTGCTTCTTGATGTTGATCGGCTAGTTTGGAGCTTCAGGAAGCAAGCTAATATGTCAACTCCTGGCCAACCTTATGGAGGATGGGAAGCTCCAAATGTAGAGCTTAGAGGGCATTTCGTGG GTCATTACATGAGTGCATCAGCTCAGATGTGGGCTAGTACCCATAATCAGACTCTTTATCAGAGAATGTCATTAGTTGTTGATGCACTTTATGATTGCCAGAAAAAGATAGGCACAGGATATCTTTCTGCTTTTCCTTCTGAATTTTTTGACCGTTTTGAAGCTATCATGAGtgtttgggctccttattatacCATTCATAAG ATCATGGCTGGTCTTCTAGACCAATACATATTAGCTGGTAATGTCAAAGCATTGCAGATGGTCGTGAGGATGGCTGATTACTTTGGGAACCGTGTCAAGAATGTTATCGTCAAGTATAGCATAGAAAGACATTGGGTTTCACTTAATGAAGAAACTGGTGGGATGAATGACGTCCTGTATAGACTCTACAGTGTTACG AAAGATCCAAAGCATTTGGTATTAGCCCATCTATTTGACAAACCATGCTTTCTCGGTCTGCTTGCAGTGCAG GCTGACAGCATTTCTGATTTTCATTCAAATACACATATTCCAATTGTAATAGGAGCACAAATGCGATATGAGATTACAGGTGATTCGCTTTACAAg GATATCAGTGCGTTCTTTATGGATATTGTGAATTCTTCCCACAGTTATGCAACAGGAGGAACTTCGGTCAGTGAATTCTG GTGTAACCCAAAGCGTCTTGCAGACAGGCTAGGCACAGAAAATGAAGAATCTTGCACTACTTATAACATGCTTAAG GTATCTCGCAACTTATTTCGATGGACAAAGGAGATGGCATATGCTGATTATTATGAGAGAGCACTGACGAATGGTGTGTTAAGTATTCAAAGAGGAACAGATCCAGGGGTGATGATTTACATGCTTCCTCAAGGCCCTGGAAAATCAAAGGCAATGAGTTATCATGGTTGGGGCACAAAGTTTGATTCATTTTGGTGTTGTTATGGAACTG GAAttgaatcattttcaaaacttggaGATTCTATTTATTTTGAGGGTAAAGGAACTATACCAAGCCTTTATATTATACAGTACATATCTAGTTCTTTTAGTTGGAGAGCTGCTGGAATTCAACTGAGCCAGAAGACAAAACGAGTATACTCCTTTGATCCTTATCTGCAGGTCTCAATTACAACCTTGGCTAACGAG TCAAGTCTGACTTCAACGTTGAACTTGAGGATACCATCTTGGACATCCTTATCTGGTGCAAAAGTGCTTCTAAATGATGAAAATCTAAAGCTAACTCCTG AAAAATTCCTGTCTGTCACAAGGAATTGGACTTCAAATGACAATTTGACCCTTGTGTTGCCTCTCATATTAAGGACGGAATCCATCAAAG ATGACCGGCCCGAGTATGCTTCCCTGCAGGCAATTCTTTTTGGTCCATACCTTCTTGCAGGCCTGACAACCGGTGACTGGAACATAAAGACCGGAAATTCTAGCTCCATCTCGGATTGGATAACTGCGATTCCAGCTTCGTATAATTCACAACTTGTATCCCTTGTGCAGGAGTCCAACGGCAAGGCCTTCGTCTTCTCGAACTCCAATGGTTCCTTGACAATGGAGGAGTGGCCTGCTGAAGGAACCAACTCTGCCATACATGCAACATTCAGATCTCCAAAAGGCTGCGATGTCATACCCTGCAAGAAGACTGACCAGAGCTCGGTGATGCTAGAACCATTTGATCTTCCAGGGATGGTAGTGGTACATCAAGGCCCTAACAATGACCTTGCACTTTCAACAACAACTAGCCCAGAGAGTGTATTCAATATCGTCCAAGCATTGGATGGGAAACAAGATAGAGTGTCCTTGGAGTCCAGCAATCAGCAAGGGTGCTTTTTGTCTCCCAGAATCAGTAACACGGCCGGAAGCACAGTTCGGTTGGCATGTGTGTCTGATTCAGAGCCAGACAAGTTGTTCAGGCAGGCGGCAAGCTTCACTCCGATCACAGGGTTGAGGGAATACAATCCGATTAGCTTCATGGCAAAGGGAGTTAGGAGGAACTTCGTGTTGGAGCCTTTGCTGAGCCTGAAAGATGAGACGTATAGTGTCTATTTCGACATTGTAACTTGA